A segment of the Lentimicrobium sp. L6 genome:
ATATAGATAACAATAATCTCAAAGATTCAGATAGTAACCAATTGAAAATCAATTTATTTTAAGTGGACACTAGTGTTGTAAAAGCCAAAATAAATGGGAACTATACAAGTAAGAAGATATTGATTGAATAGTTATTAACCTGAGCTCGACATTAAATTATGCCACAGTTTCAGATAATTAGCTCATATATAACCCGAATTTATGCAGAGCTATCGGGATAACTCAATGAAACTTGGGGAAATAGAGGAGCTAATTATCGAAATCTACTTGTAGAAAAGCCAATAATACATCATCTTTTACTTAATAATCATTTGATATAGCCCGCTATAACTGTATGATTATTAATACAAATCTAATGCATTATTGGCTTTCTGTGGCAATTATTTAATAATCGAGCTCAGGTTATTAGATTGATTAGGTTTAATAAGGCTGCTCAAATAATTATGGGCAGTCTTTTTTTTGCATAATTCAGAATTTAGATGCTTTACAGATAAAATATTTCATGGGAAATCCTGTATACTACTTCTTTCTTTACCTTTAATAAAGAATCCGAATACTGCAATTCAAACCTCATTAACTTTTTTAATCTTATCGGAGATCTAGATTTCAAAAGCAGCACGAATTTCCCCAACCACTTGCTTTAAGTCATTGGTGTTTTGCATGGGGTGGTATTTTGATAAGGCTTGTAATTCTGAGGAGTCTAAAACCTCTAAATCCTGCAATACTTGAAGAACAACAGGTGCTAAAACTGCCATGTTCCCAGATTCCATTTTAATAGCAAAACCAATGTCTTTGTCCTTTATTCCTACACAATAAACTCCTTCGGCACCCACCTTGCCCACTAACTTTCCGTTGCTCGCAGCTATTAATTCGCTACAAAAGCCATTGGTGCCAGAAACCATTTCTGGATGCGCACACATGGCAGTAAATATCCGCTCCGAAGCTTCTTTGTATGGCGGGTTTAGATGAGTTGGATTAGCCAAACGAGCATAAGCCAAAGCCATATTTTTAAGTGGCATGGCATGAACAGGAACCGAGCAACCATCTATTCCAATGGTGATGTCTTCCTTTTCCACCTCACACATTTCAGCTATCACTTCTAGTATTTCTTGTTGAACTGGATGATTGAGTTCTTTATAACTCTCAGTGGGATAGCCTTTGTGCTGGCAAATACTCAATTTACCCACATGCTTGCCCGAACAATCACTATACATAGGATTAAGTTGAATTTGATTGGCCGCCAATTCAAGTGCATAATTGGTGCTTAATGAAGTAACTGTTCCCCCTAATATGGCCTCCTCAGTTAAACCTATTTTCGATAGAATAGATTCGATAGTTTT
Coding sequences within it:
- a CDS encoding asparaginase codes for the protein MAKKLIEITRGKVVETIHRGDVVVVNTKGDILYQYGDADKYTYWRSAAKPIQAFNVILSGAADKYKFTKAEIAIMCASHYGEKFHIKTIESILSKIGLTEEAILGGTVTSLSTNYALELAANQIQLNPMYSDCSGKHVGKLSICQHKGYPTESYKELNHPVQQEILEVIAEMCEVEKEDITIGIDGCSVPVHAMPLKNMALAYARLANPTHLNPPYKEASERIFTAMCAHPEMVSGTNGFCSELIAASNGKLVGKVGAEGVYCVGIKDKDIGFAIKMESGNMAVLAPVVLQVLQDLEVLDSSELQALSKYHPMQNTNDLKQVVGEIRAAFEI